The following is a genomic window from Calliphora vicina chromosome 5, idCalVici1.1, whole genome shotgun sequence.
agtattgccgtctataaataccttaagagATATCtactatatttataaaatagttttaatccCCATTTCTACAACATTAGGCAAAATgagaattaaaatttgaaatcaaatgcatattggaaaatttttaaatttgttttgaaaatttgtcgGTATTCAAAAGAAATTCTgtatttgatataaaatttgtatttgtttgtaaaattccctagatttttttgtttgctatttaTTGCCATTTAAAaggttataaataataataataacaatataccaaaaaattatttataaaatgacgcatatcaaaaattaaacaattttaaatgtctTTCTACTTTATCACGTCtggcaaaaaataataaacaaaatatactttaatataCGTACATAAGTtcgtaaattaaaattaaaaaaaagtttgaaacatTCAACACActttgataaacaaaattaaacataagaaaggaaaataaaaaaaaactacatacataattataacgaataatttcaaatgtttatctaagaattttaacaatatgtatttgcatttaaaatttgaatcataatttaaatttaaccttgAAATCCCTTACTCACATCCATCATTCATTatgaaaatcaactaaataatgagtttaatgagttttttaaatattttcttaagcaATAAATATAACCTATTTACGAGTTTGAAgttaatattaagtattattaaaacttatttcaattgtttttagtcataaatatttatttacttaagaTACGCGTTATAAGTTAAAACTGTTTAATTAATGGTTTGAAATTACACTGAATACTAAATAGACGATTTAAAATCCAAAAGTTCGACATTGGCTAACTATAGAAGTcactgtctctaagtaatctaggaaATAGTCACTTTCAAATAGGCATGTTTAAACGTTATTAAAGTCTCAagtgttgttttaaaaaaaaaaacttatttagaagTACGAGTACAATCATAAATCTAAGATGCAAgtgtatttcatttaattttgtgttGAGGTAATAAGTGATAATGGTGGGTCGGCCAGTGCGGTGTTGAATTGTGTGTTTAAACCCATCCATTCAATTGTATTTGACCAGTTAGTTTAGTTATAGTTTATCTATGACCATGAAGTGTATAACAAATaaagtgttttatttgtttctgaGAGCATCTCTGTACACTCTCGTTACGCTTGAGTACAATATAAGTTAGTATGTCAAAAGTTAACAAAAGTTGTATTTTCTTTAGCTctgtcaaattcaaaactttcaGGAAAAaaggggattttttttttgtatttaaattttaaataattgtttcgtaagaaacatttgtttttgttaacaaataaaatgagtcatattttgtatttatttctaatttgttcttaaaaaaacactttattgaaatataaagtttagtcatattttcttttttttgttgaaaattttaacagtAATTGTTGTTGAAATATATTAAGTTGTTGTTTGTCTATGCTCTGCTAACTGCAGTTACGTTAAGTTAAATAATCGTTTAAATAGTTTCTGTGTATTAAAATACACATATGCTTTTTTGTAACTAAtagactttttttttgttaaataataaacatgtaTTGTTAAATATAACCAAGATGTTGTTGtctattaaattagttaaatatttagCTATTAATGAATGACCTTAACAATAGTAATGGATAGAAAAGTGTTGTAAATACTGTTAATGGAATTATTAACAGAGAAAATAAACATATAGCTTTGTTGTATAGTCTTCACAAatagcaatattttgttttgaaatttatttatttatatttttatttgaaatgaatACAATATAAtagtaattataattattattaccgCTACTCACACGTTATGTGAGTAATGAAATGAATTACTTTAGTCTGAGGAATGTAGTTTAGGGGCAAACGTGTTAAGtcccttttttaataaatatgacaGCAGAGTTATACAAGAATTATTCTAAAAACTTGTGTTTAAACTATCTGTTAAAGCAGGGTTTATTCTTATTTAGTAAGGATTCTAATTACAGATTAAACATAGTTtagacttagcacttttgcttGCCACAGCAAAAGTTAGTTTTCGAACAATTTTGAGAATATCGCTATTgaaattcgaaaatgttttctttcgaaTAGATTTAGGAATACTAGAAATATCCTATAggagaaatttatttaaagtgaataaaactTATTATAAACTTTGcctaaaaatcacaaaatcccaacaaataaattgtgatttaactttaaaaatttcctaaaatttaaaatcaaataattatattttacaaaacttttttaattaaaaaaatttaattttttttttcaaaatttatttcatttcaaaatttttacgtaattttcccaaaaaaaattttcgacttCTGCAAATTttgaactatttaaaaaaaggaagtAAGGAATCACTACGACTCTTTCAGAAATTATATAAAGCCACAAAgtggtttaaaaacattttattttggaaataattcggtagctcGTGAACGATTTGAGATATCTTAATGACATTTTACACAGTCAAAGCAGAGGTATTTCTGAGTTGGTAGTTGCAATGGGGGCTATCGGATACCAAAAGTTGgtatctgaaaatatttaatttatattaagataGTCATTGAAAATCTTGGGGTTCCAACACTAACAAAAAAGCTAATAGGGCAATATATGCCTGCCAGCAACTTTTTGGTAAAACTAGGAGTTTAAAACCGTAATAAGGCCAATAATAACATGGAATAAAGTGGAACAGATGACTGCGAGATCATTACTTGATAAGGTCTATCTGTATTTCTATTACTGGGACCACGGGGACCCACTCGTCCCAatcttacatatgtatattgataATGGATAAAGACTATAGGAGTGCATTCACATTTCCGGGGTATCCCATTCACATTTCCATCAATATTTCAGGCGGATATTTACGCCATCCTTATATACTCTAATGAACGTTTATGGAGATTAAGGAATActagaatatttgttatttcggATAGCCAGGCTGCTCTTAGAGCCTTATTGTTATATGAAGTGAGCTCTGGTGTTGCTATGGACTGCTGGACATTCTTAAAGGAACTATGTGCGCACAATGAACTCAACTTGTGTTGGGTCACAGGTCATGAAGGTCACGCTGGTCAGGGGCGCCCGACTCTTATTCATAGATCCTGAACCGTTCTTTGGCAGATTTTAGGGTAATTTACCGGGACTTAGACAGTCCAAAATGTTCAAACGTAGATCTCAATTGTTGCTATCGCTCGGAAAGGTTGAGAATGCTTATTGGCTTATTCACCGGACACTGTGGTTTAAGGTATCACCAATTTATTTTAGGTAATGTTGAGAATGAACAGTACAGGTTTTGTGAACTTCATGCTAAAACCTTTGAACATGTTCTATGCGATGCCCAAAGTTTTCAATGTGCCGAATCGGAGGGCCTTTATGGGAGAAGTATTGATCTCTTATCAAATAGAATAGTTGGAATGGTAAAATTTAAGGCTGCACAAAAGATGCTATGGGTTGCATATAGTATCCAAACAGTAGCTAATCAAGCgatcatataaatatttatcaacTTTATATGTGAAACCGCAGAGGCGTGTTTTTCTGgccgaaataaaataaatttaattgtacataaatatattacggaataactttatatatttagtgctaaaaataaagaaatattaatgtatattttggttaagatatacatatttagttgCACCTGGaataataagtattttttataccttaaatattttaactttttaaaacaagtttcaaaataaaaagcagAGACCACAAATAAGGGGTCCACTTATTTTCAGAAGCTTATTAGCTGCTATTAGCTTCTTTGTTAGTAAAAAACTGAGAAGTCTTAATGTAAGAAATTTGTGATAAATTCTTAAAGGAAACTCAACctatttattgcaattttttaccaTCCACCCCTCTATGcactaaaatacaaaattgtaaTGATAATGTACTCCTTAAACTGTTTAAAAAACACTCATATACATTGTATGTACGTCATAATAAGATTTTACAATAGATATCAacgatttcataaaaaaatactttaaacaaCATAATCAGGAAGTTCATTAACACACAAAAGTCATCATTTCGAACACGtatttaacaaccaaaataaacaataaacataattttatgtgTTACTAACCATTTTCTATGGGTGTGCTATATTTATTTAACCAGTAATTGTGGTGTTTTGCGTAAAGACGAATAACAAAAACACTTAAGTTaatgttaaattaattaacaaatcaaacaaataacactaaaaacactaaaaacaGGCACAACACATATTAAACAATAGAATAGAATTGAAAAAAGAGaacttaataacttaataaatttACAACTGAAATTGTACACGTCTTTTAGATAATTTTGAATGAAGCAggcatttaaattgttgttaaaaaaaaacatacaaaagtgcgagttaatttgaaaaatttaaagctgGCGTCACGtgtttaaaatacttttaacaagttatcaaataatttcattaattaaccAGTATTTGcaggtttttttgttgtttgtttctttGATGAGTTTTAAATGCAATGATAAATGAAATACTTGgcaaattgtaattaaataaattgactaatgattttggttttaaataacaattaaccATGATTATGAAAAAGACACGTAAAAtacttgaaaagaaaaattttaattttttctttctatGAATTGGCTTAAACCAAAATTTTGATGGACTTGACAGCTTGTTAAAGCTTGTTACATGTCGTCCAagttttgtgttatttatgaatttgtcaAGGCATTGTATGAGTGTGTAGACAGACAGTTAGACTTGATTTCTAttatcattttttgtaaatcaaaTACTTGTATGCGTTTTATTTGCcaagattttgtttttatttttttacaaattacaattaatttaatttattttgatttgaagGTTAAATgtgcaataataataaaacgtttttatatgtacatatttgaaGGTATATGTTTCAATTTAAGTGTGGGAAAGTATAAAGCTAAGGTGAACTGGATATAAAACCCATTTGTGAGAGAGATTCTAGAAATGTTCATTAAATGTTTGGTTTAAATCAAACACTTTTTACAGCTTTTATAGGAGTTGTAATAACAacacttgttttttaattttttttttaaaaatttaaattttttgttcatttaaattaaaattaatggttTTATTAACACCTGGGGtacttaaaatttcttttaagctTGAAaattactcattttaaaattcTCTTGTTAGGAAttcatttttcaaacaaatatttcttaGACATTTCAAATGACATCATGGCgaattataaaaaacataatttgtttatacaatAATTCTTAAATTACTATACAGACGTATGTATGTcactaattaaatattaaaaatataaattaaagaaattattatttcttaCTCTTGATTAGcatgacattttattttaattaaaacttgttttctgtattttttcttCTCATTTCATTCTCATTGGCAGTGTTGCCGCTATATCAACAACGTAACTACTACAACAACATGGCTGATGTAAACAAACCAAAATTACAATTGCGCTCCGGTTTATCCATCAACGGAGACAAGACACCCTCACCGGCCACCAAACTCTTGATCAATCATGGCAAACCCAATTTTACCATACAACGGTCACCCAAGGTACAAAACGGCCATGCAAATCCTTTGTCACCCACACCAGATGCACCAGCTGTGCTAAaggccaacaacaacaacaataataacaatgagTTTGTGGTTAAGAGCACCACATTCAATGGGGTATTTAAACCTTCGAACATTAGTGCGGCCACCAAGCAGACTTTGCAAGAAAATGGCAACAGCAACAGTAACACCATGAATGGCAATGATAATGAGGCTGCTAAGGTGGTTTTAAGAAGGGCCAAGGTTGTGCAAACAGAAACGAGGGAGGCTGCAGAGGAGGATGGAAATGTTCCTGAATTCATACTTAGACAAAGGCGCATACAAGAACGTTTGGCCAATCAAAATATCTtggattttgaaaatagacGCAGTGGCTATTTCACCCAAGTCATGATATCGCCTTCGAGTCCCAATCGCCAATCGTTTGCGGAGACCATGGCCAGTCCTGCTGTTAAGCCTGGTTTGGAAATACCACCACCACCAGCCACAACGCAACATGAAGAAGACATTAAGGAAGAAACCGCACAAGAAAAGCTAGAACATGAGCAACAAGAGCATGAAGAACAACAACAAGCTGATGTAGTGAAAACAGAAGAGACTGTTTTACATGCTGAACCTTTTACACTTAATGGCCAAGATGAAGAAGAAGTTGCTAAGGCCATTGAGGAGGTCAACAAGGCTGTAGAGGGAGAGGATGATGATAAAACGGAGTTAGAAGAACAAGTTGAAAATCACTTTGAAGAACCGGTAACAACTCTAGAGCAAGTAGAAGAAACAAAACCAGAAGAAGCTCAGGAAAAACAACAAGAACTAGCTCCCGTAGTGGCTGTAGTTACCTCTGCAGCTGTAGAAGAAGAACAACAAGTAGAAACCCCAATTGTAGCAGTCGTTGTTACTTCAGCCCTAGAAGTTGCGGAAGAGCAACAAAATGGTCATGTGGAAGCTGAAGTCACCTCAACCCCTATAACTGAGGACACAGCTAAAGAACCCCAGTCTAATGGTGTGGCTGAAGAACCAGCAGAACCTCTACAAAATGGCCACACTACTAATGGCGAAGCTTTAGATAATGGAATCACCATTTCTCATACAAATGGCTTAAGTGGCCCCACACTACCTTCCCCCGATCCCACAGGCGAAAAGGGTGTTAATTTTGAGCCCAAAACTGTAGTATCTTTCTCCCAGGAATTAGGTAACAATGTCAACAAATATCCTGATACTGTTAAAGTGCATAGAGACACAGAAACTCCGGAAGTAGACAATGAATTAAAGGAACTAAccaaattgaaatttgaaattaaggGAGATGATAAAGATATTGAAGTTAAATCTGTACTAATAACCGAAACAGCTTAAATTAAATCTTGTGAGTTAGATACAATCAGTATACAGCTAACAAGCAAGTGTTATTTATCCATAAATATCAagctatttattattatataagtTATTGAAACTGGCATTATGTGTaaagttattataaatatttaagtacaTTGCTAATCTGTAAAAGATTTCAATTTCAGTACTTTAACAGTAAGGGTCTGCATGTGAGAGTATAAATGTTAATTATTGTAATtgtgtacaaaatatttaaactgtgcaatgttttttttgtattgtattttaatgaaatgaGCGAGCGACCCTTAGTagtcttttgttttattatacattactattttttttttttgtttagtttttaagtttaaactgttgccaaattattaaaattaaattataatttaaataaataaaaaaaacaaaaaaattaaatttggatcATTGTATTCTAGGGCGGGGCATTATTACTGTTAATGGACTATTAAAGGATTAGTGCGGTAATAATGTTGATTAGAATCAACATTACGGCCTCGGATTTCATACGGACCCAAATCATTTATCAATTATataaatttggtattgaaaataaacaaaatcggTATGAAATATAAGCAAGAAAACaggattttacaatttttatattcagaAATCAACTATTGACTGTTTGTATTGTTGAGTTAACCTGAGGTTTGCAAATAATGAGGGTTAtctaaagtaaatatttttcgaatcaaaaatattcgaaaaattttcttgatttttaaaaatatgaactgagtaaaactttcagaaataatctacaatttgttaaatattctctaaagaaattttcaaaatttgaaaaaatgttcgAATATCGTTATATTTtgtcagtaattttttttttcaaaattaattttttttttttttaattaaaaatccacTTAGTTAGCACTGCGAAATATAGAACTCATACTTGTTTTTTCACATATTGTAGAATGTTTCCCAGACAGATCTTTGTTTCACGTTAAACATTTCTAGAGAAGTCTAGTTTTGGGAGTCTGATGAAGGATATTATTTACAAGTATTTCATATTATTGAAATCTTTAGAACTTgagaatcaacattttaaagcaaaaatgtTTCTGATCCATTTTCAGAATaacatttaaacataaaaactaaaaatttcataaagtaGTGATTTTATGTGAAGAAAAATCTTATATTCGAATTGCTAATCAAATGTTTCTGTCTTAATGaccgaattttttgttatgacataaaaaatttagttggTTTGACAAAAATTGGGTTATTCCAATCGTAATCATCTGCGTTAgttaacctaaaaaaaattggtaaatataaaaaaatttatggttATAATCGATTCATTCGATTGGTAACAAATAACAACGAATTGTGCAGaagaaataaaactaataaaaaaagattcagaaaatgttttaaaaaactcacgGGAAAATATTCCCATTTAGGAACTCTGAAAAAGCTCAGCTAGAGACCAAATAACTGCATGAACCTTCTCTATATAACTGATATTGAAATTCAGATCCTATTCACAactaaaaacgaaaataaagtcgtgcaaacatttaaaaataattatttttcaaccgaaatatttccttaactaaaaacaagtaggagagctatattaggctgtgccgaatcttatataccgttCACCAATGtgaatatgtattaaaattttttttagaaaaaaatttttggtggaaaaaaaaattgttgaaaattattattttttttggaaatctatttttatttcacaaaaaaaaaatttggtcaaaatattatttttttttaaatttaaaaaaaaaatgtcggtggaaactattttttttgtgaaataaacattttttgaaataggACAGCTATCCCCTATGTCAcagaatttcattccgatcgaaagtggaattaattccgcatTTTGCTTCCTTAGAGTAAAACCAATAAATAAAACCACTTTCATTCAGTTTTCctgacttttgttttaatatacaaaactttgtcaaattaaatttcgaaattccaaCTATTTTGGGAATTGAAAAAATCAAACGGAATCAAAACAAGCTAATAAATAGATCAGAATAATAATTACGGAATTGAAACAATTTCAAGATTCCgatttgtttataatataaaaaacaagtgttttacttttattttactacttttctaGACAgggaatttattgaaaataatggcTTACAAGGTGTTTTTTCTAAATCAATATAGAGAAGAAAAAACAACCCTAAAATAAATCCTTAAACATGAccgattaataatatttcaagaaatgtgtgacaggcctatATATTAGGGTGTGCCGAATCTtcaatgtgatttttttttaaatttaattttttttcgaaaactaatttttttatgaaatatttttttttggaaaattcgggttgaaactattttttcatattttttttaacccatTGTCGATCCGAATTTCTTTCTATACGCCCTTGGAAAGGTTTTTGAAAAGTCTAGTTGATAGTTGTGGTTTTTGGCTTTTATGGGTCGACTTTcccgaatttaaatagaaaccgaACCAGGACTATAGGCTATTGTATCAtacgtttttttcttatatttaattttccaatttctgaCACTTGTAGAATTGTCTGTAGATGATTTTTGGAACGTGTGTTCCATTATATGTTGTTTAATAATGCATTTACTATCAGACCCAAACGATATGATgcttcattaaaaaattacctttgaTATAGCCAAACTCCCCATAGACATTATCTCATAATTTGCAATAGAAAAACCATTAATTTTCGACAAACACATTTATGTGTGTTCTAGTTTTTAGATAAACCAACGTTATtaaataatatgtttatatttattcctATGGGATAACTACAATCATGTTGGtaaggaaatatttaaattttttacaaaaaggttTAGTCAACTTTAAATATTCTATATACATAATTTCGTAAAAGAAATGACTGAAAGAATGATAAGGTTTAATATTATCTACCATGTACGTCAGGAGTTAGACAAAAACCCAAAAAGCTTCCTTCCGTATTTagataaaaaaagaaatcaaaaattgtttctaatattAAATGACACATTCTGAGCACTTTAAAACAGGAATTTTTACACATTCCTAACCATAATCATAAGTTTTCTGAGTTAGAGCACAACAACACAAggttttaaaatcaattattgTCTCGTGATTTTATGAGCGATTACACCTGCCttgctttaacaaaaaaataaaaaaaataaaaacatttcatcaattttaataaaactcatacattttctttagttatctaaaagaaatataaaagacATGAGCCATCAATTCTCTAATtagaaaaaaagtataaatttc
Proteins encoded in this region:
- the hebe gene encoding bromodomain-containing protein DDB_G0280777 isoform X2, encoding MADVNKPKLQLRSGLSINGDKTPSPATKLLINHGKPNFTIQRSPKVQNGHANPLSPTPDAPAVLKANNNNNNNNEFVVKSTTFNGVFKPSNISAATKQTLQENGNSNSNTMNGNDNEAAKVVLRRAKVVQTETREAAEEDGNVPEFILRQRRIQERLANQNILDFENRRSGYFTQVMISPSSPNRQSFAETMASPAVKPGLEIPPPPATTQHEEDIKEETAQEKLEHEQQEHEEQQQADVVKTEETVLHAEPFTLNGQDEEEVAKAIEEVNKAVEGEDDDKTELEEQVENHFEEPVTTLEQVEETKPEEAQEKQQELAPVVAVVTSAAVEEEQQVETPIVAVVVTSALEVAEEQQNGHVEAEVTSTPITEDTAKEPQSNGVAEEPAEPLQNGHTTNGEALDNGITISHTNGLSGPTLPSPDPTGEKGVNFEPKTVVSFSQELGNNVNKYPDTVKVHRDTETPEVDNELKELTKLKFEIKGDDKDIEVKSVLITETA
- the hebe gene encoding bromodomain-containing protein DDB_G0280777 isoform X1 — protein: MLPLYQQRNYYNNMADVNKPKLQLRSGLSINGDKTPSPATKLLINHGKPNFTIQRSPKVQNGHANPLSPTPDAPAVLKANNNNNNNNEFVVKSTTFNGVFKPSNISAATKQTLQENGNSNSNTMNGNDNEAAKVVLRRAKVVQTETREAAEEDGNVPEFILRQRRIQERLANQNILDFENRRSGYFTQVMISPSSPNRQSFAETMASPAVKPGLEIPPPPATTQHEEDIKEETAQEKLEHEQQEHEEQQQADVVKTEETVLHAEPFTLNGQDEEEVAKAIEEVNKAVEGEDDDKTELEEQVENHFEEPVTTLEQVEETKPEEAQEKQQELAPVVAVVTSAAVEEEQQVETPIVAVVVTSALEVAEEQQNGHVEAEVTSTPITEDTAKEPQSNGVAEEPAEPLQNGHTTNGEALDNGITISHTNGLSGPTLPSPDPTGEKGVNFEPKTVVSFSQELGNNVNKYPDTVKVHRDTETPEVDNELKELTKLKFEIKGDDKDIEVKSVLITETA